In a genomic window of Bacteroidales bacterium:
- a CDS encoding O-antigen ligase family protein — protein MLKLKGKEFYFLLPFYLVLFFIPLYKKVVSLLIVFLIVGTVYYLINSKRWGIIIKFSEINLYWFLLWVMFATSLLYTENIDAGVFDLQVKASMVIFSFFFSLKSIRDVLCKEFYHIIVIWIAGIFASFLYHIGFAVYDYIFRSHSFDSFFYTFLSNSFHPSYLSMYVVTGLIFLHEIMLRKRLDQLTNAIIIVVQFLLVLFVFLLSSKANIISLFLIYVLYTSYLIKQKRWTWFLGYFLVMIVLFIFFLLSFSVFRDRILQVVNFPSSKSLEQKKVQVQSEGGSTHDRYLIYLSSLQVIEKNLCLGVGVGDVKQELSKKYLQNNFKKGIEKRYNAHNQFLQNWLATGLVGFLLLLVVVFNIFRKGFYEQKIYLIAFGIVLFVNLMVESMLETQAGSVFIVLMSSFLMSTQEISG, from the coding sequence ATGTTAAAATTGAAGGGTAAAGAATTCTATTTCCTACTTCCATTTTACCTCGTTTTGTTTTTTATTCCTTTATATAAAAAGGTTGTATCCCTACTGATTGTTTTTTTAATAGTTGGAACTGTGTATTATTTGATAAATTCAAAACGTTGGGGGATAATTATCAAATTTTCCGAAATCAACCTTTATTGGTTTTTATTGTGGGTAATGTTTGCTACATCACTTTTATATACTGAGAATATTGATGCTGGTGTTTTTGATCTGCAAGTTAAAGCTAGCATGGTGATCTTTTCTTTCTTTTTTTCACTAAAATCTATTCGTGATGTTTTATGTAAAGAATTTTATCATATTATTGTAATTTGGATAGCAGGTATTTTTGCTAGTTTTTTGTATCATATTGGGTTTGCCGTTTACGATTATATTTTTCGATCACATTCTTTTGATTCCTTTTTTTATACATTTTTAAGTAACAGTTTTCATCCATCTTATTTGTCGATGTATGTTGTGACGGGGTTAATTTTTTTGCATGAAATCATGCTTCGGAAACGATTAGATCAATTAACAAATGCTATCATAATTGTTGTTCAATTTTTGTTGGTTCTGTTTGTTTTTTTATTAAGTTCAAAGGCGAATATTATCTCGTTATTTTTGATTTATGTTTTGTATACTTCATATTTAATCAAGCAAAAGAGATGGACGTGGTTTTTGGGGTATTTTCTTGTGATGATTGTTCTGTTTATTTTTTTTCTTTTATCATTTTCTGTATTTAGAGACAGAATCCTGCAAGTTGTGAACTTTCCCTCTTCAAAAAGCCTTGAGCAGAAAAAAGTTCAAGTTCAATCAGAGGGAGGAAGCACACACGACAGATATCTCATCTATCTGTCTTCATTACAAGTAATCGAGAAAAACCTATGTTTGGGGGTAGGAGTTGGAGATGTGAAGCAAGAACTCTCAAAAAAATACTTACAGAATAACTTTAAAAAAGGAATTGAGAAAAGATACAATGCCCATAATCAATTTTTGCAGAATTGGCTTGCAACTGGGTTAGTTGGATTTTTATTGTTGTTGGTTGTTGTATTTAACATTTTTAGAAAAGGATTCTATGAGCAAAAAATTTACCTTATTGCTTTTGGGATTGTTTTATTTGTTAATTTGATGGTTGAATCTATGCTTGAAACACAGGCGGGTAGTGTATTTATAGTATTAATGAGTTCGTTCCTGATGAGTACACAAGAAATTAGTGGATAG